One genomic segment of Danio rerio strain Tuebingen ecotype United States chromosome 11, GRCz12tu, whole genome shotgun sequence includes these proteins:
- the slc8a1a gene encoding sodium/calcium exchanger 1a isoform X2 yields MGQSGTSSYFSLALNLSIFLLVFSYELTPVIAGSSKSSLDVDTSNANSSQETCGGSYECKEGVILPIWTPVNPSFGDKLARATVYFVGLFYMFLGVSIIADRFMASIEVITSQEKEITIKKPNGETTTTTVRIWNETVSNLTLMALGSSAPEILLSVVEVCGHNFDAGELGPNTIVGSAAFNMFVIIGLCVSVIPEGEHRKVKHLRVFFVTATWSIFAYTWLYLILAVISPGIVEVWEGLLTLFFFPICVLFAWVADRRLLFYKYVYKRYRVGKKRGIIIETEGEPELQSKADIEMDGGMLNSHAEEFLDGAVDNEDKDADEDEARREMAKILKELKQKHPEKEMEQLVELANYHVLSQQQKSRAFYRCQATRLMTGAGNILKKHAADQARKALGIHELRSEVSDNDISSKIFFDPGTYQCLENCGTVALNVVRRGGDLTSTVSVEYRTEDGTANAGSDYQFTEGVIIFKPGETEKEIRVDIIDDDIFEEDEHFLVHLSNVKVISEGANNGNPGTNHVDALAGLGLPSTATVTIFDDDHAGIFLFEEPIVHISESIGMMEVKVVRTSGARGVVVIPYKTIEGTAKGGGEDFEDTHGVLEFQNDEISKTIKVKILDHEEYDKHANFFIELQEPEWRRRGWTGER; encoded by the coding sequence ATGGGCCAATCTGGGACTTCATCCTATTTTTCTCTCGCTCTAAATCTCAGCATCTTCCTCTTAGTTTTCTCCTATGAGCTCACGCCAGTCATTGCAGGCAGCTCCAAATCGAGCTTAGATGTAGATACTTCCAATGCAAACTCTTCTCAAGAGACATGTGGTGGTAGTTATGAATGCAAAGAGGGGGTGATCTTGCCAATTTGGACACCGGTGAACCCGTCCTTTGGGGATAAGTTGGCCAGAGCCACTGTGTACTTTGTCGGTTTGTTCTACATGTTCCTAGGAGTATCCATCATTGCAGACCGCTTCATGGCTTCCATTGAGGTCATCACATCCCAGGAGAAAGAGATCACCATTAAGAAGCCCAACGGAGAAACCACAACTACTACAGTTCGTATTTGGAATGAAACGGTCTCAAATCTGACTCTCATGGCTTTGGGTTCTTCAGCCCCAGAGATTCTGCTGTCCGTGGTTGAAGTGTGTGGGCACAACTTTGACGCAGGAGAGCTGGGCCCAAACACCATTGTGGGAAGTGCAGCTTTTAACATGTTTGTCATCATCGGTCTCTGTGTCTCTGTGATACCCGAAGGAGAGCACCGGAAGGTCAAGCACCTGCGGGTCTTCTTTGTCACCGCCACTTGGAGTATCTTTGCATATACGTGGCTTTACCTGATTTTGGCAGTGATTTCCCCAGGTATCGTGGAGGTCTGGGAGGGACTTCTTACTCTGTTTTTCTTTCCTATTTGTGTATTATTTGCTTGGGTTGCAGACCGTAGACTTCTGTTTTACAAATACGTGTATAAACGTTACAGAGTTGGAAAGAAACGTGGGATAATTATAGAGACTGAAGGTGAACCAGAACTCCAGTCAAAGGCTGATATCGAAATGGATGGCGGGATGCTTAACTCTCATGCCGAGGAGTTTTTAGACGGCGCAGTTGATAATGAAGATAAAGACGCGGATGAGGACGAGGCCAGAAGGGAAATGGCCAAGATTTTGAAGGAACTGAAACAGAAGCATCCGGAAAAGGAGATGGAGCAGCTTGTTGAGCTTGCCAACTACCACGTCCTCAGCCAGCAACAGAAGAGCCGTGCTTTCTATCGCTGTCAGGCCACTAGACTTATGACTGGTGCAGGAAATATACTGAAGAAACATGCTGCAGATCAAGCCAGAAAAGCACTTGGTATCCATGAACTTCGATCGGAAGTCTCCGATAATGATATCTCCTCCAAGATTTTCTTCGACCCTGGGACATATCAGTGTTTGGAGAACTGTGGAACTGTGGCTTTGAACGTGGTTCGACGCGGCGGCGACTTAACCAGCACTGTGTCAGTGGAGTACAGAACTGAGGATGGCACTGCCAATGCAGGTTCTGATTACCAGTTCACTGAGGGTGTCATAATCTTCAAACCAGGTGAGACCGAAAAGGAGATTAGAGTGGACATTATCGACGATGATATATTTGAAGAAGATGAACACTTCCTGGTTCATCTCAGCAATGTCAAGGTCATATCTGAAGGAGCCAACAATGGAAACCCAGGTACCAATCATGTGGACGCTTTAGCTGGTCTTGGCCTTCCTTCAACAGCTACCGTGACTATCTTTGATGATGACCATGCTGGCATCTTCTTATTTGAGGAACCAATTGTTCATATCAGTGAAAGCATTGGCATGATGGAGGTGAAGGTGGTACGTACATCTGGAGCCCGTGGAGTAGTGGTAATCCCCTATAAAACCATCGAAGGCACAGCCAAAGGTGGAGGAGAGGACTTTGAAGACACCCATGGAGTCTTGGAGTTCCAGAATGATGAGATTTC